Proteins encoded by one window of Streptomyces sp. NBC_01571:
- the efeB gene encoding iron uptake transporter deferrochelatase/peroxidase subunit: MTTDSTESTDGPTPSRRSLIGWGGAGLALGAAAAGGAVAMTRTGNDVDPAGAETGAAVAFHGTHQAGIATPVQDRLHFAAFDVKTDDRAEFVQMLKDWTAAARRMTGGHTVGEGAYGGLAEAPPDDTGEALGLKPSRLTLTIGFGPSLFEKFGLARQRPQALVDLPTFPGDNLEGARSNGDLCIQACADDPQVAVHAIRNLARIGFGKVAIRWSQLGFGKTSSTTPDAQTPRNLMGFKDGTRNIAGTEPERLKKFVWVGEGDGADWMTGGSYLVARRIRMNIETWDRTSLQEQEDVFGRDKGEGAPAGKAKERDEPFLKAMKPDAHVRLAHPESNDGITLLRRGYSFTDGTDGLGRLEAGLFFLAYQRDVRKGFIPVQRRLSHSDALNEYIQHVSSAVFAVPPGVRDKDDWWGRTLFAKEA; encoded by the coding sequence ATGACGACGGACAGCACGGAATCCACCGACGGGCCCACACCGTCGCGGCGTTCACTGATCGGCTGGGGCGGTGCCGGGCTCGCGCTCGGTGCCGCCGCGGCCGGCGGCGCGGTGGCGATGACCCGTACCGGCAACGACGTGGACCCGGCGGGCGCCGAGACCGGCGCCGCCGTCGCCTTCCACGGAACCCACCAGGCGGGCATCGCCACGCCGGTCCAGGACCGGCTGCACTTCGCCGCGTTCGACGTGAAGACCGACGACCGCGCCGAGTTCGTCCAGATGCTCAAGGACTGGACGGCGGCCGCCCGCCGTATGACCGGCGGCCACACGGTCGGCGAGGGCGCCTACGGCGGCCTGGCCGAGGCGCCGCCGGACGACACCGGTGAGGCGCTGGGCCTCAAGCCGTCCCGGCTCACCCTGACCATCGGCTTCGGGCCGTCGCTCTTCGAGAAGTTCGGCCTGGCGCGGCAGCGCCCGCAGGCGCTCGTCGACCTGCCGACGTTCCCGGGCGACAACCTGGAAGGGGCGCGCAGCAACGGCGACCTGTGCATCCAGGCGTGCGCGGACGACCCGCAGGTCGCGGTGCACGCGATCCGCAACCTGGCCCGGATCGGTTTCGGCAAGGTCGCCATCCGCTGGTCGCAGCTCGGCTTCGGCAAGACCTCGTCGACGACGCCGGACGCGCAGACCCCCCGCAACCTGATGGGTTTCAAGGACGGCACCCGCAACATCGCGGGCACCGAGCCGGAGCGGCTGAAGAAGTTCGTGTGGGTCGGCGAGGGCGACGGCGCGGACTGGATGACCGGTGGCTCGTACCTCGTGGCGCGCCGTATCCGGATGAACATCGAGACCTGGGACCGCACCTCGCTGCAGGAGCAGGAGGACGTGTTCGGCCGGGACAAGGGCGAGGGCGCGCCGGCCGGCAAGGCCAAGGAGCGCGACGAGCCGTTCCTGAAGGCGATGAAGCCGGACGCGCACGTCCGGCTCGCGCATCCCGAGTCCAACGACGGGATCACCCTGCTGCGCCGCGGCTACTCCTTCACGGACGGCACCGACGGTCTGGGCCGGCTGGAGGCGGGGCTGTTCTTCCTCGCGTACCAGCGGGACGTGCGCAAGGGGTTCATCCCCGTGCAGCGCCGGCTCTCGCACTCCGACGCGCTCAACGAGTACATCCAGCACGTGAGTTCGGCGGTCTTCGCCGTCCCACCCGGCGTCCGCGACAAGGACGACTGGTGGGGGCGCACGCTGTTCGCCAAGGAGGCGTAG
- the efeU gene encoding iron uptake transporter permease EfeU, with translation MFGNYLIGLREGLEASLVVCILIAYLVKTGRRDALRPIWTGIAVAILLALGFGCALEFGSQEMTFEAQEALGGSLSIVAVGLVTWMVFWMRRTARHLKSELHGKLDAALAMGTGALVATAFLAVGREGLETALFVWASVHAASDGTPRPLIGVALGLATAVLLGWLFYRGALRINLARFFTWTGGMLVVVAAGVIAYGVHDLQEADWIPGLRNLAFDISGAIPPDSWYGTLLKGVFNFQPDPTVVQITVWALYLVPTLAIFLAPVGFASGKGKVKVPDEQGSRGSQPSKTS, from the coding sequence GTGTTCGGCAATTATCTGATCGGCCTGCGCGAGGGACTGGAAGCCAGCCTCGTCGTCTGCATCCTCATCGCCTACCTGGTGAAGACGGGCCGCAGGGACGCCCTGCGGCCCATCTGGACGGGCATCGCCGTCGCGATCCTGCTGGCGCTCGGCTTCGGCTGCGCGCTCGAATTCGGCTCCCAGGAGATGACGTTCGAGGCGCAGGAGGCGCTCGGCGGTTCGCTGTCGATCGTCGCTGTGGGCCTGGTGACCTGGATGGTCTTCTGGATGCGGCGCACCGCCCGGCATCTGAAGTCCGAGCTGCACGGCAAGCTGGACGCCGCGCTGGCGATGGGGACCGGCGCGCTGGTCGCGACCGCGTTCCTGGCCGTCGGCCGGGAGGGCCTGGAGACCGCGCTGTTCGTGTGGGCGTCGGTGCACGCGGCGAGCGACGGCACGCCACGCCCGCTGATCGGTGTCGCCCTGGGCCTGGCGACCGCGGTGCTCCTCGGCTGGCTGTTCTACCGGGGCGCCCTGCGGATCAACCTCGCCAGGTTCTTCACCTGGACCGGCGGCATGCTGGTGGTGGTCGCCGCGGGCGTGATCGCGTACGGCGTGCACGACCTGCAGGAAGCCGACTGGATCCCCGGGCTGCGGAACCTGGCCTTCGACATCAGCGGTGCGATCCCGCCGGACAGTTGGTACGGCACCCTCCTCAAGGGCGTCTTCAACTTCCAGCCCGATCCGACCGTCGTTCAGATCACGGTGTGGGCGCTCTACTTGGTCCCGACCCTCGCGATCTTCCTCGCCCCGGTAGGGTTCGCCTCCGGGAAGGGGAAGGTGAAGGTACCTGATGAGCAGGGATCGCGCGGGTCACAGCCCTCGAAGACTTCTTAG
- the ddaH gene encoding dimethylargininase, with protein MGIICPAVREERSLHPLRSATPRRYLMCPPEHFAVTYTINPWMDPAKPVDGALAVAQWEDLRDRYRSLGHTVEELVPRRGLPDMVFAANGATVVDGRVLGARFAHREREAEAAVHLEWFRAHGFPSVREPVHVNEGEGDFAVTASYLLAGRGFRASPLSHGEAQEYFGRPVLGLDLVDPRYYHLDTALTVLDDATDEIMYYPPAFSPGSREVLRRLIPDALTATDEDAAAFGLNGVSDGLHVLLPQAATGLLEPLRDRGFEPIGIDLSELLKGGGSVKCCTQELR; from the coding sequence ATGGGCATCATCTGCCCCGCGGTACGTGAGGAGCGCTCCTTGCACCCTCTGCGCAGCGCCACACCCCGGCGCTATCTGATGTGCCCGCCCGAGCACTTCGCCGTCACCTACACCATCAATCCCTGGATGGACCCGGCCAAGCCGGTCGACGGGGCGCTCGCCGTCGCCCAGTGGGAGGACCTGCGGGACCGCTACCGCTCACTGGGCCACACGGTCGAGGAGCTCGTCCCGCGCCGCGGCCTGCCGGACATGGTCTTCGCCGCGAACGGGGCGACGGTCGTGGACGGCCGGGTGCTGGGCGCGCGCTTCGCGCACCGGGAGCGGGAGGCGGAGGCGGCGGTGCACCTGGAGTGGTTCCGCGCCCACGGCTTCCCGTCCGTGCGCGAGCCGGTGCACGTCAACGAGGGCGAGGGCGACTTCGCGGTCACCGCCTCGTACCTGCTCGCCGGGCGCGGCTTCCGGGCGAGCCCGCTCTCGCACGGTGAGGCCCAGGAGTACTTCGGCCGCCCGGTGCTCGGGCTCGACCTGGTCGATCCCCGTTACTACCACCTCGACACGGCCCTCACCGTCCTCGACGACGCCACGGACGAGATCATGTACTACCCGCCCGCGTTCTCTCCCGGAAGCCGCGAGGTGCTGCGCCGGCTGATCCCCGACGCGTTGACCGCCACCGACGAGGACGCGGCCGCGTTCGGCCTGAACGGGGTCTCGGACGGCCTGCACGTGCTGCTGCCGCAGGCCGCGACCGGGCTCCTCGAGCCGCTCCGCGACCGGGGGTTCGAGCCCATCGGCATCGATCTGAGTGAACTCCTCAAGGGCGGCGGCAGCGTGAAGTGCTGCACGCAGGAACTGAGGTGA
- a CDS encoding bifunctional DNA primase/polymerase, with amino-acid sequence MSAEFGRRSGAQGRISQWLRGRRPKEIADDGGREALLLAAAAAGLPLAQAAYPSGYRCSCDRVGCPTPARHPVSFAWQTQSTTDRAQIERWVRHQPQANFITATGMVHDVLDVPVDAGREALERLLSSGVEVGPVAESGDGRMFFFTLTRGTPEDEDEWWPCELDSHPETTDEHPGLRWHCRGSYVLVPPAQLPGELSVDWLRGPEHPLPDPLTLLEALTDACARYVGENESDQLAAWPHRG; translated from the coding sequence ATGAGCGCAGAGTTCGGCCGCCGCTCCGGCGCGCAGGGCAGGATCTCCCAGTGGCTGCGTGGTCGCCGTCCCAAGGAGATCGCCGACGACGGCGGGCGTGAAGCCCTGCTGCTCGCCGCTGCCGCCGCTGGGCTGCCGCTCGCGCAGGCCGCGTACCCCTCCGGCTACCGATGTTCCTGTGATCGCGTCGGCTGCCCCACCCCCGCGCGCCACCCCGTGTCCTTCGCCTGGCAGACCCAGTCCACGACCGACCGCGCCCAGATCGAGCGATGGGTACGGCACCAGCCGCAGGCCAACTTCATCACCGCCACCGGCATGGTGCACGACGTGCTCGACGTGCCGGTCGACGCGGGCCGCGAGGCCCTGGAGCGGCTGCTCTCCTCCGGCGTCGAGGTCGGACCCGTCGCCGAGAGCGGTGACGGACGCATGTTCTTCTTCACGCTCACCCGCGGTACGCCCGAGGACGAGGACGAGTGGTGGCCCTGCGAGCTGGACTCGCACCCCGAGACGACGGACGAACACCCCGGCCTGCGCTGGCACTGCCGTGGTTCCTACGTCCTCGTCCCGCCGGCCCAGCTCCCCGGTGAGCTGAGCGTCGACTGGCTGCGCGGCCCCGAGCACCCGCTCCCCGACCCGCTGACCCTGCTCGAGGCCCTGACGGACGCCTGCGCCCGCTACGTGGGGGAGAACGAGTCCGACCAGCTGGCCGCCTGGCCCCACCGCGGCTAG
- a CDS encoding TetR/AcrR family transcriptional regulator, translated as MDPTSPQPAPPAGRSAPDSSRRSEKSRRAIFDAALALVGEVGYPRTTIEGVAARAGVGKQTIYRWWPSKAAVLLDAFTDLAERSAREAGQESYEIPDTGDLAADLKRVLRGTVDELLNPAFEVPSRALAAEGLVNEALGAEFVAKLLEPQLQLYVKRLRSAQDEGALRPDLDPRIALELFVSPLAQRWLQRTGPISYAYTDTLVDYALYGLAPRR; from the coding sequence ATGGACCCGACGTCTCCCCAGCCCGCCCCGCCCGCCGGCAGGTCCGCCCCCGACTCCTCGCGGCGCAGCGAGAAGTCCCGTCGCGCGATCTTCGACGCGGCCCTCGCCCTCGTCGGCGAGGTCGGCTACCCCCGGACCACGATCGAGGGCGTCGCCGCCCGCGCCGGCGTCGGCAAGCAGACGATCTACCGGTGGTGGCCCTCGAAGGCCGCGGTGCTCCTGGACGCCTTCACGGACCTCGCGGAGCGGTCCGCCCGGGAGGCGGGACAGGAGTCGTACGAGATCCCGGACACCGGCGACCTCGCCGCCGACCTCAAACGGGTCCTGCGCGGCACGGTCGACGAGCTGCTGAACCCCGCGTTCGAGGTCCCGTCGCGCGCCCTGGCCGCCGAGGGCCTGGTGAACGAAGCGCTCGGCGCCGAGTTCGTCGCCAAACTCCTCGAACCCCAGCTCCAGCTGTACGTGAAGCGGCTCAGGTCCGCCCAGGACGAAGGCGCCCTGCGGCCCGACCTCGACCCCCGGATCGCCCTGGAGCTCTTCGTCTCCCCGCTCGCCCAGCGCTGGCTCCAGCGCACCGGCCCGATTTCGTACGCGTACACGGACACCCTGGTCGACTACGCCCTGTACGGGCTCGCCCCACGGAGATAA